In the Methanofervidicoccus abyssi genome, AAATAGCAAAAGAGAATCCAAAATTGCAGGGAGTTATTGATATTGTTGATTTTAATGCAACTCAGGCAGGACAGAGAATAATAAGCGATGAGAGCATCCACAGGTTAATGCAAATTCTGAGCAAGCACAGGCTTGGTTTGGATGATGTAGAGCCTGACATTCTGGGCAGAGCATACGAATACCTTTTGAGAAAATTTGCTGAAGGATCAGGGCAGGCAGCGGGTGAATTCTATACACCAAGAGAGGTTGGATTGTTAATGGCTTACTTACTTGATCCTGAAGAAGGAGAAGAGGTTTATGATCCTGCCTGCGGTTCAGGTGGTTTGCTTATAAAATCCCAGCTCGTTTTAAGGGAAAAGAAAAAAGAAGTTAAAAGGCCTTTAAAGCTCTATGGACAGGAAATAAATCCATTTACCTATGCAATGGCAAAAATGAATGCCTTTATCCATGACATGGATGCAGATATAAGGGTTGGGGACACAATAAGGAATCCAAAATTTTTGGAGAACAACAGGGTTAAGCAATTTGATAAAGTTGTGGCAAACCCGATGTGGAATCAAAAATTTCCGCAGGAAGTCTTTGAAAATGACCCTTACAACAGATTCAGCTTTGGAATCCCTCCATCAAGGCAAAGCTCTGACTGGGGATGGATTCAGCATATGTTTGCCTCTTTAAAAGATGGTGGAAAGCTGGTTGTGGTTATTGATACAGGAGCAGTAACAAGAGGGAGCGGAAGCCCTGGGATCGATAGAGAGAAAGAAATAAGGAAAAAATTTGTGGAAAATGATCTTATTGAAGCAGTGATTTTACTCCCCGATAATTTATTTTACAACACAACAGCACCCGGAATCATAATCGTGATAAATAAGGCGAAGAAGCACAAGGGCGAGATTTTGCTTATAAATGCTTCAAAGGAGTTTGCAAAGGGAAGACCAAAGAATTATTTGACGGATGAAAACATAAAGAAGATACTTGATGCATATTTCGGCTGGAAGGAAATAGAAGGTTTTTCAAAGATCATAACAATAGAGGAGGCAAGAAAGAACGATTACAACCTGAGCCCTTCCAGATATGTTTCAGTTGATGAGAAAGAGGAGATTTTGCCAGTTGAGGACATACTCGTTGAGCTTGCAAAGGTTGAGGAGGAGAGGAGAAAGGTTGATGAGGAGTTAAAAGAAATTTTAAATAAATTAGGGTGGAAATATGGAAATGAATAAAAATAATTTCAAATTTAAAAAAACAGAAATAGGCTTGATTCCCGAGGATTGGGAAGTTGTGAAGTATATCAAGGTATTAAAAAAATTAAAACCCATACTTGAAAGAGAATTTAAGGTTTCAAAAATAGGGCTTTTTGGCTCTGTTGTGAGGAACGAACAAAGCCAAGATAGTGATATTGATATAATCGTGGAATTTTCTGAACCTATAGGATTGAAATTTGTTGAACTTGCAGAATTTCTTGAAAAAAAGCTGGGAAGAAAGGTTGATTTAGTCTCAAGCAAAGGTATAAGCCCTTACATAAAACCGTATATAGAGAAAGAGGTAATTTATATATGAAAGATATTAAACCCTTTTTGAGGCATATCATTGATGAATGCGAATATCTTGAAAATGCCTCAAGAAATTTAGAATTTGAACAGTTTATAAAAGATGAGACTCTAAAAAGAGCATTTGTAAGGAGCCTTGAGATTATTGGAGAAGCTGCAAAGAATATACCTGATGATATAAAAAACAAATATAAACATATCCCTTGGAAACAGATAGCAGGCTTGAGAGATGTGCTTATCCATAAGTATTTTGGTGTTGATTATAAAAATGTGTGGAAGATAGTAAAAGAAGATATACCGAAACTTAAGGAAGATATTAGTAAGATTCTGGAGGGGTTAAAATGAGTAAATTCAAACAAACAGAAATAGGATTGATTCCTGAGGATTGGGAGGTTGTACCAATATTAGATTGTTGCGTATTTGAAAGAGGCATAGAAGTAGGAAGTAAAAATTATAACTCAGAAAAAAGAGGAATACCTTTTATAAGAGTTGGGAATATTGCAAAAGGACTGCAAGAATTAGTCTATACTACATGTAAAGAAGTTAAATTATGTAAAGATGATGATATTTTAATAGCATTGGATGGTTCTCCAGGTGCTGTTGCAAGAGGGTGGCAAGGTGCATACGCATCTGGAATAAGGAAAGTTTTAATTAAACCTAATTGGAAAAATAAACTGAACTATAATTATCTTTATTTTATACTTCAACACCCTATTGTTCAAGATGTTATAAAGTCCCACACAACGGGGGTAACAATTCTACACGCCTCAAAGTCTTTGCAATACATAAAAATCCCCCTTCCCCCACTCTCCGAGCAGAAAAAAATTGCCAAAGTTCTGGATAAAATCCAGCAGGCTATTGAGATTCAGGACAGAATAATAGAGCAGGTGAGAAATCTCAAGAAATCCCTCATGCAAAAACTCTTTACCGAAGGGCTTTACGGAGAGGAGCAGAAGGAGACAGAAATTGGGCTTATCCCGAAGAGCTGGAAGGTGGTGTGGCTGGGGGAGGTTGTTGATGTAAAAGGAGGGAAAAGAGTTCCTAAAGGACATAAACTTGTTGATAGAAACACAGGGTACCCATACATAAGAGTTGTGGACTTTAAAGATATGAGTGTAGATTTAAAAAATGTTAAATTTCTAATGAGGGAAACTTATAATAAAATTAGAAAATACACAATTTCGTCAAATGATATTTACATTTCAATTGCAGGTACTCCGGGGATAGTCGGAGTTATTCCCAAGGAATTAGAAAATAGCAATTTGACAGAAAATGCTGCTAAACTAGTTTTGAAAAGCAATAACATTACCAAATGGTATTTAGCTTATTTTTTGGCTTCATCTATTGGACAAAATCAAATAAAACGTGCTGTACACAAAGCAAATCAACCAAAATTAGCTTTAGCAAGAATTAAACAATTTATTATCCCCCTTCCCCCACTTGAAGAACAAAAACAAATTGCTCACATTTTAAGCGTAGTTGACAAAAAGATAGAGGTTGAGAAGAAAAGAAAGCAAGTTTTAAAGGAGCTTTTCAAGACAATGCTCCACAAACTCATGAGCGGGGAGATAAGGCTTAAAGAGGTGGAAATATGAGGCTCATCTCCGAAAAAAAGGATGTTCAGGATAGGGTAATCAATCACTTGCAAGCAATAGGCTGGGAATACATCCCACCTGCTGATCTAAACGGAAAGCGTGGTTGTGACATGAAAGAGCCCTTTATCCTTGATATTCTTGAAAGAAAGCTTAAGGAACTAAACAAGGGAATAATAACGGATGAAAATGTTGGAGATGTTGTAAGAAGGTTAAGGCTTATACCTTCAACATTCACAGGCAATCAGGAATTTCTGGATTATCTGAGGGGTAAAAAGACGGTTTATGTTGAGAGAGAGAAAAGGGAGAGAAATTTTAAATTAATTGACTTTGAAAATCCAGAAAACAACCACTTTGCTTTTACAAAAGAGTTCTGGTTTGAGGATAGAGAAAAGAGAAGGATGGATATAGTTCTTTTTATAAATGGCATACCCATATGTGATTTTGAGCTAAAAAGCCCTACTGTTTATGAGGCAGAAGAGGAAGCATTTGAGCAGGTGAATATTTACAACAAAGCTTTGCCAGAACTTTTTAAATACCTCCAGTTTTATGCTGTATCAGAGGGAATAAGGCTTTTCTATGGTCCTACTTGGAAGTACGAAAGTAAAACATTTTACAGGTGGAAAGTTGAAAACGGCTTTAATTTTGAGAAACTCATCAAATCCTTCTTTGATAAAAAAGAGGTTATTGAGACTCTGCGCTCATACATCGTTTTTATGACAGTTGATGAAGAACTCCAGAAATACATACTGAAACAGCACCAGAGAAGGGCGATTAGGAAAATAATAAAAAGAGTGCTAGAAGGGAAGAAAAAGAAAGGCTTGATATGGCACACCCAGGGAGCCTATAAAACCCTTACAATGATAGTTTTAGCAGATGAGTTAAGGAAAATTCCGGAGCTTGAGAATCCTACAATTATCGTCGTAATAGATAGACTTGAACTTGAGCAGCAGATTTATCAGAACTTTCAGGCTTATGGTTATCCGAACATAGTGAGAGCTAAAAGCAAGAAACATTTAAGGAAACTACTTAAAGATGATTACCGAGGTCTCATTATCACGACTATCCATAAGTTTGAAGGTATGCCAAAGCATATCAACAAAAGAGAAAACATAATCTTGCTAATAGATGAAGCCCATAGAAGTCAGGAGGGGGACTTGGGCAATTACATGCGTGGAGCTTTGCCAAATGCCTTCTACTTCGGTTTTACTGGTACACCAGTTGATAAAACAAAAGTTGGAAGGGGGACATTTATAGCATTTGGCTATCCACCAGAGGAGGCATATCTTGATAAATATACCATAGATGAATCCATAGAGGACGGAACAACTGTCCCGCTTTATTACACGCTTGCAAAAACAGAGCTTCATGTTGACAAGGAAACACTTGAGGAGGAATTTTTCAGGGTTATTGAAGAAGAAGGAATTGCAAGTATTGAAGGTGTAAATAAAATCATAGAGAGGGCAGAAAAACTGAAAGCTGTGCTAAAAGCAAAAGATAGAATTGATAAAATAGCTAAGCATATAGCAGAGCATTACAAAAAATTTGTAGAACCTCTTGGTTTCAAGGCTTTCATAGTTGCCGTTGATAGAGAAGCATGCGCACTTTACAAGGAAGCGATTGACAAGTATTTACCACAAGATTACACCAAAGTCGTGTATACCTCAAATTACAGGGATAGCGAACTTCTCAAAAAATACCATATTTCTGAAGAGGAGGAGAAGAGAATAAGAAAAGACTTCAAATCTCCCGAAAAACTCCCGAAAATTCTGATAGTTACTGAAAAACTTCTTACTGGTTATGATGCTCCTGTTCTCTATGTCATGTATCTTGACAAACCTCTAAAAGACCATGCCCTGCTTCAAGCAATTGCAAGGATAAACAGACCTTATGCTGGAAAAACATGTGGATTGATCGTGGATTACATTGGAATATTTGAGGATTTGCAAAGAGCATTGGCATTTTATTCTAAGGATGTAGAAGCTGGTCTTATCGATTATGATAAGCTCAAAGAAAGATTCAAAGAGCTAATGAATAAAGCTGATGAAATATTGGAAGAAATTGATTTAGAAGACGAGAATAAAAGAATCCAAAACATAATTGATTACTTCTTTGAGGAAGATAAAAGGAAGGAATACATAAAAATATTCAGGCAGATTCAGGAGATATATGAGA is a window encoding:
- a CDS encoding type I restriction-modification system subunit M: MWFGKLDTSTLENWLWEAACSIRGEIDAPKYKDYIIPLIFYKRLCDVYEDEIKKLASELGNEEIARKLAEKDRKLVRFYIPEECLWENIRKITTGLGEKLTEALRKIAKENPKLQGVIDIVDFNATQAGQRIISDESIHRLMQILSKHRLGLDDVEPDILGRAYEYLLRKFAEGSGQAAGEFYTPREVGLLMAYLLDPEEGEEVYDPACGSGGLLIKSQLVLREKKKEVKRPLKLYGQEINPFTYAMAKMNAFIHDMDADIRVGDTIRNPKFLENNRVKQFDKVVANPMWNQKFPQEVFENDPYNRFSFGIPPSRQSSDWGWIQHMFASLKDGGKLVVVIDTGAVTRGSGSPGIDREKEIRKKFVENDLIEAVILLPDNLFYNTTAPGIIIVINKAKKHKGEILLINASKEFAKGRPKNYLTDENIKKILDAYFGWKEIEGFSKIITIEEARKNDYNLSPSRYVSVDEKEEILPVEDILVELAKVEEERRKVDEELKEILNKLGWKYGNE
- a CDS encoding nucleotidyltransferase family protein — encoded protein: MEMNKNNFKFKKTEIGLIPEDWEVVKYIKVLKKLKPILEREFKVSKIGLFGSVVRNEQSQDSDIDIIVEFSEPIGLKFVELAEFLEKKLGRKVDLVSSKGISPYIKPYIEKEVIYI
- a CDS encoding HepT-like ribonuclease domain-containing protein — encoded protein: MKDIKPFLRHIIDECEYLENASRNLEFEQFIKDETLKRAFVRSLEIIGEAAKNIPDDIKNKYKHIPWKQIAGLRDVLIHKYFGVDYKNVWKIVKEDIPKLKEDISKILEGLK
- a CDS encoding restriction endonuclease subunit S, producing MSKFKQTEIGLIPEDWEVVPILDCCVFERGIEVGSKNYNSEKRGIPFIRVGNIAKGLQELVYTTCKEVKLCKDDDILIALDGSPGAVARGWQGAYASGIRKVLIKPNWKNKLNYNYLYFILQHPIVQDVIKSHTTGVTILHASKSLQYIKIPLPPLSEQKKIAKVLDKIQQAIEIQDRIIEQVRNLKKSLMQKLFTEGLYGEEQKETEIGLIPKSWKVVWLGEVVDVKGGKRVPKGHKLVDRNTGYPYIRVVDFKDMSVDLKNVKFLMRETYNKIRKYTISSNDIYISIAGTPGIVGVIPKELENSNLTENAAKLVLKSNNITKWYLAYFLASSIGQNQIKRAVHKANQPKLALARIKQFIIPLPPLEEQKQIAHILSVVDKKIEVEKKRKQVLKELFKTMLHKLMSGEIRLKEVEI
- a CDS encoding type I restriction endonuclease subunit R, encoding MRLISEKKDVQDRVINHLQAIGWEYIPPADLNGKRGCDMKEPFILDILERKLKELNKGIITDENVGDVVRRLRLIPSTFTGNQEFLDYLRGKKTVYVEREKRERNFKLIDFENPENNHFAFTKEFWFEDREKRRMDIVLFINGIPICDFELKSPTVYEAEEEAFEQVNIYNKALPELFKYLQFYAVSEGIRLFYGPTWKYESKTFYRWKVENGFNFEKLIKSFFDKKEVIETLRSYIVFMTVDEELQKYILKQHQRRAIRKIIKRVLEGKKKKGLIWHTQGAYKTLTMIVLADELRKIPELENPTIIVVIDRLELEQQIYQNFQAYGYPNIVRAKSKKHLRKLLKDDYRGLIITTIHKFEGMPKHINKRENIILLIDEAHRSQEGDLGNYMRGALPNAFYFGFTGTPVDKTKVGRGTFIAFGYPPEEAYLDKYTIDESIEDGTTVPLYYTLAKTELHVDKETLEEEFFRVIEEEGIASIEGVNKIIERAEKLKAVLKAKDRIDKIAKHIAEHYKKFVEPLGFKAFIVAVDREACALYKEAIDKYLPQDYTKVVYTSNYRDSELLKKYHISEEEEKRIRKDFKSPEKLPKILIVTEKLLTGYDAPVLYVMYLDKPLKDHALLQAIARINRPYAGKTCGLIVDYIGIFEDLQRALAFYSKDVEAGLIDYDKLKERFKELMNKADEILEEIDLEDENKRIQNIIDYFFEEDKRKEYIKIFRQIQEIYEILSPDEFLRDYIKKYRLLVQIYEIIYQTYNPEAERRRIRRDILKKTEGLIKKNVELLNIVDNLPLYEINEDIAKTIKADKLSQRVKVASLYKSIKIHIEKRRKASPYLVSIAEKVEKIISQLRERQRSVESALEELTKIAEDIAKAEKEQSKSGLSREEFSYFWILRRHGIENENISRKIHEIISSKEHWTFNENVERELRQDLYKVLQKELQKLQLDNVVNLVNELLGIDKIMRSEEL